The Penaeus monodon isolate SGIC_2016 chromosome 5, NSTDA_Pmon_1, whole genome shotgun sequence genome window below encodes:
- the LOC119573135 gene encoding uncharacterized protein LOC119573135, whose product MCTVLYRREGHIIEMQQGSRAIRPQDACRPTYFNASTAPHTTLTSGSPSRRPCPFVGVWTAVEGDCDQDVTHLRAGCVALHALQFVHACSGEAAKHSYVCHGHWAEGGSVFVVASPHDRPSHRLCLTATSITNNNSNNNNNNGKTNSSSKTLQVTAHAHSCPRRHVPPTTTLSLNLTAQGECTVASGSSRLSPAQLLLSILAILCVVVRLEGAGCCSEAKGSR is encoded by the exons ATGTGTACCGTACTGTACCGTAGGGAAGGGCACATTATTGAAATGCAGCAAG GATCACGCGCTATCAGACCCCAGGATGCCTGTCGACCGACTTACTTCAATGCTTCCACGGCACCGCATACAACTTTGACAA gCGGTTCTCCCTCCCGCCGGCCGTGCCCCTTCGTCGGCGTGTGGACGGCGGTGGAGGGCGACTGTGACCAGGACGTGACTCACCTGAGGGCGGGATGTGTAGCCCTCCACGCCCTTCAGTTCGTCCACGCCTGCTCAGGGGAGGCGGCCAAGCACT cGTACGTGTGCCATGGCCACTGGGCGGAGGGCGGGTCTGTGTTTGTCGTCGCCTCGCCCCACGACCGCCCCAGCCACCGCCTCTGCCTCACTGCGAcctccatcaccaacaacaacagcaacaacaacaacaacaacggcaagaccaacagcagcagcaagaCGCTGCAGGTCACGGCGCATGCGCACTCTTGCCCGCGTCGACACGTACCTCCGACCACCACTCTTAGTCTGAACCTGACTGCACAAG GTGAATGCACTGTGGCAAGCGGCAGCAGCCGTCTCTCTCCCGCCCAACTGTTGCTCTCCATTCTCGCTATTCTGTGTGTCGTCGTACGTCTGGAAGGCGCAGGCTGCTGCAGTGAAGCGAAGGGTTCCAGATGA